The Thiorhodovibrio frisius genome segment CGACAAGGACCGTCTGGTCGAGATCGCCACCCGCGAGTTGGCGTTGCCGGTCATGCCCACCACTGCCCAGACCAGCCAGGCCAATCCGCTGTTTGCGCGTGGTCGCCAGCGGGCTTTTGTCAAAATCCAGGATGGCTGCCGCTACCAGTGCACCTTCTGCATCACAACCATTGCCCGTGGTCCGGAACGCAGCCGGCCCTTGGCGGAGATCGTCGCCGAGGTGCAAGAGGCCGCCACTGAGGGCATCCAAGAGGCCGTGCTGACCGGCGTGCATGCGACCGGCTATGGGGCCGATATCAACAGCCGGCTTGAGGATCTGATCGCTGCCGTCCTGCAAGACACCGACATCCCGCGACTGCGCCTCGGCTCAATCGAGCCCTGGGGCCTGAGCGAGGGTTTCTGGCGCCTGTTCGAGAATCCGCGTCTGGCGCCCCATCTGCATCTGCCGCTGCAAAGCGGCTCTGATCATATCCTGCGGCGCATGGGCCGGCGTTGCGACAGCTCAGCCTACCGCGCACTGATCGCACAGGCGCGCCAATCCATCACCGATTTCAACCCAACCACCGACATCATCCTTGGCTTTCCCGGGGAGAGTGAATCAGACTGGCGGGAGACAATGACCACAGTCGCCGAAATCGGCTTCAGCCATGTCCATATATTTTCCTATTCGCCGCGCCCCGGCACCCGCGCCGCCGAGATGCCAGAGCAGGTACCGGACCAGATCAAGCGCGTCCGCACCGAGCAATTGCACCAGCTTGCAGAAGAGTTAAGAGCCCGGGCCTTCGATGCGCACCTTGGGCGCACCATGCCGGTCCTGCTCGAAAACGGCTTTGCTGGGGCTCGCGGTGATACCCTTTTTGGCTACACGCTCAACTATCTACCAGTGCGTCTTGACATCAGCAGCGCGGCGGGCAGAATCCATCAGGACTGGCTGAATCAGATAGAATCCCTGACCCTAAACAGCATCAGCCAGGACAGCAAAGCGCTGGTCGGCACGCCGCTCGCGGAGTCGGATACAACGGCGACGCGCGCCGATACCCACCAACCGATGGCAGAGCGCGGCCCAGTGGCATCGTCCCCTTGATGCAATTTCCTCACCGGCTTGTTTCGGGCCGGGAGCGCTACCCGACCCAAAACAGAAAACGCATTTGCGACTGCTATATACTCAGACACGCAGACCTAAGCTAGTGCCGCCAGCCCCGCAATGCGTCAGCCTGCGCACTGGTGTAACCGACCAAAAACTCCTGCCGGAGCATACAGGATGAACGACACGCTGAGTAAAATTCGCCGGAAGGCCAGCCAAAGCGGCGAATCTCAGATGATGGAAAAAGAGTCAAAAGACTCGGACGCCGTCAAGCGCGCCAAGGCTGCGGAGCCGCTAATCAAGGCATTTGAGGACATTCAAAACGAATTCGTCAAGATCGATTTGCTCAAGCAAATCTGGCCCACAGACTTCGATCGCCGCAACGACCGCCTAGGCGGACTGGTGGCGGAGGTGATCGGCGGTCCAGAGAATCCCTGCGGCATCAAACTGATGGTCCCGGGTGGCTTCAGGAGCTTTGTGGTCGACTTAGCCGGCGAAGGGGGTATCCGCTATACCTCGGCGCGCGAGCCGCACAGCGGACGCGCCCAGTACATTAACTTCCAAACCGAAGAGCAATGGATGGAGTTTTTCTATAAAACCATGGCCTACATCCTCGAGGTATGACACTAAGCCACCTCCGGCCATAATTCACGAATCACACTCCCCCTCCATCAAGCGCGCAATCTTTTCTCCATCCGGCCGTTCAATCACACCACGCTCGGTCACTATGGCATCGACCAGCGCGGCCGGGGTCACGTCAAACACAGGATTGCGCGCTTCGGCCGCCTGTGGGGCCAACCGCTTGCCGCCGCAGGCGAGCACCTCCGCCGCCGCCCGTTCCTCAATAGGAATGTCCGCACCACTGGCGACCGACAAGTCGATAGTCGAGGTCGGCGCCGCAACCATGAATTTGACCCCAAAATGGCGCGCCAAAATCGCCAGCCCAAAGGTGCCGATTTTGTTGCACACATCGCCATTGGCCGCGATACGGTCCGAACCGACAATGACCCAGCCGATCTCGCCCCCTGCCATCAGGCTGGCGGCGGCCCCGTCGGCCTGCAGGGTGACGGGAATGCCGGATTCCATCAGCTCCCAAGCGGTCAGGCGACTGCCCTGCATCCAGGGGCGAGTCTCATCGGCATAGACCCGGGTGATCTTGCCAGCGGCGTGGGCGCTGCGCACCACCCCAAGCGCGGTGCCATAGCCACCAGTGGCCAGGGCGCCGGCATTGCAATGGGTGACCACGGCGGTGGGGGATGCGATCAAGGCCGCACCAAGCTCGCCAATGCGCTGATTGGCAGCCAGATCCTCGGCATGGATGCGCTTGGCCTCGGCCAGTAGCGCCGGCACCGGGTCGAGATGGTCGAGCGGCGCCATGAAGGCACGCATGCGCTCAATGGCCCAGAAGAGGTTGATCGCCGTCGGACGCGCGGCAGCGAGCCGCTGCAAGTCCTCCTCAATACGCTCGCGCCAGTGATTGCCAGCATCGGCGACGCGCGCCCGCGCCGCAAGTACCACGCCATAGGCCGCCGCCACGCCAATGGCTGGCGCGCCGCGCACCACCATATCGGTGATGGCCTGAGCCGTGTCTTGCACGCTCTCGCAGGCGACAAAGGCTGTCGTTTCAGGCAACAGGCGCTGATCGAGCAAATACAGCCGCTCATCATGCCAGAGGACGGCGTGATCCGGATGAGCGACCAAAGCTTTTGTGGTTTCCATGTTTCCGACCTTTGTGACAAATTAACAGGCTGATCCCAAAGCGCGCCATTGTCGATCCTTTTGTACCAATCGCAAATGGTTTTCGGTTTTGGGCCGGGTGACGGCCACGGGGGGGCTCAGCGGCAAGGATGCCGCCGGGAAGCCTCCCTGAATGCAATGGGGGGAGGTATTCACGGCGCCCCCCGTGGCTGTCACCCGACCCAGAACGAGCCGCAATTTCGAAGGGTTTCGGTATACTGGTGCTTCTCAAGCCCGTCGCTTCTCCGGCAATCATCCCCACCAGTCAAGCAACCCATAAGAGGCCTGAATGGACGTTGAACTTCTCATCCATGCAGACTGGATTTTGCCAGTCGATGCCGAGGACCGAACGCTCGCACAGCACAGCATCGCGATTGAGCGCGGGCGCATCGCGGCGCTACTACCCAGTGCCGAGGCGCACGAGCAGATCCAGGCCAAGACCACCTTAAAGCTCGAGGGCCATGCGCTCATCCCGGGCCTGATCAACGCCCACACCCATGCCCCCATGGCGTTGCTGCGCGGGCTGGCCGACGACCTGCCGCTGATGACCTGGCTGCACGAGCATATCTGGCCAGCCGAGGGACGCTGGGTCGATCCGGACTTTGTCGCTGACGGCACCCGGCTCGCGCTGCTCGAGATGCTACGCGGCGGCATTACCTGCTTTAACGACATGTACTTTTTTCCGGAGGTCACCGCCCGGGTCGCCGCCGAGGCCGGCATGCGCGCGGTGATCGGCATGATTGTGGTCGACTTCCCCACCCGCTATGCCGAGAATCCCGAGCAATATTTCAGTCGCGGCCTGGCGCTGCACGAGCGCTATCGCGACCATCATCTAATCCGCACCGCCTTCGCACCCCATTCGCCCTACGCCGTCTCCGAAGAACCCTTGCGACGCATCGCGACCCTGGCCGAAGAACTGCAAGTGCCGGTGCACATCCACCTGCACGAGACGCGCGATGAGGTCACCCAGTCGCTGCGCGATCATGGCGAGCGCCCCCTCGCGCGACTCGATCATCTGGGCCTGCTAAGCCCGCTGCTGGTCGCCATCCACATGACCCAGCTCAACGATGAGGAAATCGACCGCCTGGCGCAGAGCGGCGCCCAGGTGGTGCATTGTCCTGAGTCTAACCTCAAGCTCGCGAGCGGCTTCTGCCCGGTCACCAAGCTGCTCAAGGCCGGGGTGAATATCGCCCTGGGTACTGACGGGGCCGCCAGCAACAACGATCTGAATCTACTCGGTGAAATGCGCACCGCCGCCCTGCTCGCCAAGGGCGTGGCCCAATCCGCCTCAGCCCTGCCCGCGGCGACCGCGTTACGCATGGCCACTCTCAATGGCGCGCGTGCACTTGGCCTGGATGAAGAAACCGGCTCGCTCGAACCCGGCAAGGCCGCCGACCTGGTGGCGCTGGACTTGCGCGACCCCCACACCCAGCCGCTCTACAACGCCTGCTCGCAGATTGTCTATGCCGCCAGCAGCCATCAGGTGCGCCATGTCTGGATCAGCGGCCAGCAGGTGATTCGCGATGGCAACCCCCTCACGCTCGAGCCCGAACGCGTACTAAACGAGGCCCGCGCCTGGGGCAAGCGCATCGCAGAGGCAGATTAGCGCTGCAACAGCCAGCCACGACTGAAGCCACTTCCAACTGCGGAGTTTCTGAAGCTGCTGAAGATCTAGCCTTGCGCGCTTTTGTGCTGCTATACTGTCAGGACAGATTGACATCTATCCGACTTGACACTTTAATTCATCTTATCTTAAGTGAGCTACGGGAGCAGCACCTTGGCCGACGCCGCACCAGCTTCATCCTCGGCAAAACCTCTGGCCGTGGTCATCGGCAGCGGCTTCGGCGGTCTGGCGGCAGCCATTCGACTGGGTGCGCGCGGATACCATGTCACGGTGCTCGAGAAGCTAGACGCCCCAGGCGGGCGGGCCTATGTGCATCATATCGATGGCTTCTCCTTCGATGCCGGGCCGACCATCATCACCGCCCCTTTCCTGCTTGAGGAACTCTGGCAACTGTGCGGGCGGCGCTTCGAAGACGATATCGACCTGCGCCCGATGGATCCTTTCTATCGGATTCGTTTCGACAACGGCGACACCTTCGACACCAATGGCGACGCCGAGGCCATGCGCGAGCAAGTGCGCCGCTTCTCGCCCGAGGATGTCGAGGGCTACGAGCGCTTTCTTGAGACAAGCAAGAAGATTTTTGATGTTGGGTTCAAGGAACTCGGCCATCTGCCCTTCACCCACTGGACCGACATGGCGCGCATTGCGCCAAAGATGGTCGCGCTGCAAAGCTACCGCAGCGTCTACAGTATGGTCTCAAGCTTCGTCAAGGACGAACGCCTACGCGTGGCGCTGAGCTTCCATCCACTGCTGATCGGCGGCAACCCATTGTCAGTCACCTCGATCTACACGCTCATCTCCTATCTGGAGCGCCACTGGGGCGTGCATTCAGCTATGGGCGGCACCGGCGCTATCGTCGATGGCATGGTGAAACTGATTAATGGCCAGGGCGGCAGCATCCGCTACAACACCGAGGTGGCTGAAATCACCACCGCCAAGAACCAAGGCCCCGGCAAGGGCAAGCCTCGAACCAACGGCGTGCGCCTGACCGATGGTGATTATGTACCGGCCGAGGTGGTGGTGTGCAACGCCGATGTGGCCTGGACCTACCAGCACCTGCTGCCGTCCATCAAGCGCCGCCACTGGACCGACAAGAAACTCAAAAACGCCAAATACTCCAACGGGCTCTTCGTCTGGTACTTCGGCACCAAGCGTCAGTACCCGGAGGTCAAGCACCACAGCATTCTGCTTGGCCCGCGCTATCGCGGTCTGCTCGACGACATTTTCAATCGCAAGGTACTGGCCGAGGACTTCAGCCTCTATCTGCATCGGCCCACCGCAACCGACCCATCCCTGGCGCCCGAGGGTTGTGACACTTTCTACGCCTTGGCTCCCGTGCCCCACTTAGGCGCCGATGTCGACTGGGACGAGCGCACCGAGCCTTTCCGCGCGGCCATTGCCCAGTATCTAGAAAACACCGTGCTGCCTGGCCTGAGCGACGCCATCGCCGTCTCCCGGGTCACCACACCAAAAGATTTCGAACGACGCCTGCTCTCGACTATGGGTGCTGGCTTCAGCCTGGAACCCGTGCTCCTGCAGAGCGCCTGGTTCCGTCCCCACAACCTGAGCGAGGAAGTCGACCGACTGTATTTTGTCGGTGCCGGCACCCATCCCGGCGCCGGTTTGCCGGGTGTCATTTCCTCCGCGCGCGTGCTCGATAGGGTGGTCCCAGATGCCTCTGTTCATTCGTGATTCCAGCTTTGCCGATCCGGCCGATCTGCTTGCCTGCCGCAAACTGCTAAGCAACGGCTCAAAGTCCTTCTACGCCGCGTCCTTCTTCCTGCCCAAGCGGCTGCGCGAGCCTGCCACAGCCCTCTACGCCTTCTGTCGCTTGGCCGACGATGCCATTGACGACAATCCCGAGGACCATCAGGTCGCCCTCGCCGGCCTGCGCGAGCGCCTCGAGCGCGCCTATCGCGGCAACCCGATTGATGATCCCGCCGACCGCGCCTTTGCCGGCGCCATTGAGCGCTTCGACATCCCGCGCGAACTGCCCGAGGCCCTGCTCGAAGGCTTCGAATGGGACGCCGAAGGCCGGGTTTACCAGGATCTGTCCGGCGTTTATGCTTACTCCGCCCGGGTCGCCGCCGCCGTCGGCGGCATGATGGCCGCCATCATGGGGGCGCGTTCGACATCGGAGCTCGCCCGCGCTTGCGACCTCGGCACCGCCATGCAGATCACCAACATCTGCCGCGACGTGGGCGAGGACGCGCGCAACGGTCGCATCTATCTGCCACTCGAGTGGCTGCGCGAAGCCGGTCTTGATCCCGACGCCTGGCTGCAACGCCCAGTCTTCAATGAGGTGATTGGCGACATCGTCAAACGTCTGCTCGACACCGCCGAGACACTCTACCAACGCGCCGAAGCCGGCATCGCCAAGCTACCCACCACCTGTCGGCCGGGTATCTATGCCGCGCGCCTGCTCTATGCCGAGATCGGGCAGGAAATCGCGCGCAATGGCTACGACTCTGTCTCTCAGCGCGCCTTCGTCAGCCCCACGCGCAAGCTGACCCTGCTTGGCCGCGCCATGGCCGTAACGCCTTTACCCATCAAGGCCGTCTGCACCGCCGCCCCCCTGGAAGAAAATCGCTTCCTGGTCGACGCACTCGCCGTCCCCGATCCAGGCGAGGTGGACGGTGCCGTAAGCGCCAAGGTACTTTGGGTGCTAGAACTATTTCAACAACTTGAGGAACGCGAGCGCGCCGCTAATGCCGAATTCGGCCCAACCACTGCGGTTAGCAACGGGTAATACACCATGCCTTCATTCATCGGAATTAGCTTGACACTCATTGGCGCCTTCTTTTTGTTTCAGGCGCTCAAAACTCGCGGTATTGCACTGAAACTGCACGCAGCGAGAGAAAACGCCGACCAAAGCAGCGAAGAAGCGCCCCAGAGCAGCGAGGGCGCTCAATCAGACGAGGATGCTCAATCAGGCGAGGATGGTCTATCAGAACAGGAGTTGTTCATCGCCGCTCGACGCCGCCGCGGCCAAGAGATACAAAGCGTAGCGAGTGGCTGCGCACCTGTGGCGGCTGCGGGCTTTTTTCTGTTGGCGCTTGCCGTGGGCGCCATCGCCATGGTGGCGAAAGGGCCAGGGAGACTGTCCCTTTTCGATGCTCTGAGCATTCCCTTCTTCGCCGGCATGTTTTTAATGAAAACCTACTACAGCTCGCTCCTCGCCCAAGCCGAAAGCACGCCCGAGGCTGCACCCACGGATAGCAAAGGCGACAGCCAGAACGAAAGCTAGGTCTACAAGGCGAATTCATTCGCCATAAGGCCGAACGCTTGGCACATCGCCTTGCAGATCGGCTTTCAGCACCACAGTACGCAGTTAGCGCCTTGGGTTGATCCTTATTTGATAACCCAAGAGCGCAAATCGTCCGCATTTCCCCCATTTGGCCGAAGACCATGGGGAATGATGCGAGCAATCCGTGCGACTATAAGGTCAGATGCCAGGCCCGAGCGTAACCAAGGCCATCCTCAGTCATCCCTGACCGAGGTCTGGCCCAGATCGGGCCGAGTTCTGAAAGGATTTCAGGAACTGGATCGCAAGGATTTACCAGCGCTCTCCACCACCGCCACTGCGGGGGGCCCGCTCAGCCCGGGGCTTGGCCTGATTGACGCGAATCGGGCGACCCTTCAGCGGGGTCTCGTTCAGGGCCTTGATCGCGGCATCCGCCTCGGAATTGTTCGGCATCTCAACAAAGCCGAACCCTTTGGACTGGCCGGTAAATTTGTCGGTGATCAGATTCGCGCTTTCGACATCGCCATAAGCAGCAAAGGCATCGCGCAGTTCGTCCTGGGTCACGCCATAGGCGAGGTTGCCAACGTAAATATTCATCAGTCTCTCTCATCAAAAAGATGTGCATTGCGGAACGGGCGCCTCCGCCCGGCCAATGCACTCACCGGACGAAGATCGGACTGCCAGATGCGCTCGCCGAGGATCGATGATCCGTCTCCTGTCCTGTTGCGCCCCGCGCTCAATAGGTGAAATGCGCAGTCAGTTCCAACGGGCGAAGATCTGATCGCAGGGCGGCGTGGGACCGGCAGCGACCAAGTCTGAGCGAGATCGAAACGGAACAGATTGAGCGGGAGGGGGAATAAGCCAGGCGGGAGGATCGGTCACCGAAATAGCAGCAGGCGGTTCCGGCGCATATTACGCGAAAACCATGCAGGTGCAAAGGGAATCTTTCTGCCTTTGTCAACTCATTCAAACGCGTGACAGCAGTCAAATCTCCTATTGACGCATCGGTCATATCAGGATGGCATGCTATCCCAGATGGCTTGCCAAAATCCCCGAGGTCGCAGAGAAGCTCTCCCGCGAATCCGGCCCTTTTTACCTAGATCTTCACCTACAATCCAATTGGAACACCATCCGTCATGCAGTTTCGTTCTCACAAAACCAAAATCGTTGCCACCATCGGCCCCGCATCGGATCAGCCGGAGGTACTGTGCCAGATGCTCAAAGCCGGGATGAACATCGCCCGGCTTAATTTCTCTCATGGCGACCCCCAATCCCACGCCGAGCGCATTGCGCGCCTGCGCCAGGCCGCGCTAGAAACCGGCCAGCGGCTGGCCATCATGGGCGACCTGCCCGGTCCCAAGATGCGCATCGGCGACCTCGCCGAAGAGCCGGTTGAATTGGTGCGCGACAACCTCTTTACCCTGACCACCGAGGACATTCTCGGTAACGTCGAACGCGCCAGCGTGACCTTCAAGGACCTGCCTGCGGCGGTCAAGCCCGGCGACCGGCTGTTCTTGAACGACGGCTTCATTCTGCTGAAAGTGGTGGAGGTCAGCCCGACCGAAGTGGTCTGCAATGTGCGCGCAGGCGGTGAGTTGCGCTCGCGCAAAGGGCTCAACCTGCCCGGCATTGATCTTGGCATCAGCGCATTCACCGAGGAAGACCACGACTGGCTGCGCTTTGCCGCCGAGCAGGGCGTGGATGCCATCAGCCAATCCTTCGTCGCCAACGCCGAGGATATGCAAGCAGTGCGCGCAGCGGCGGCTGAACTCAACTACCAGCCCTTTCTCATCGCCAAGATCGAACGCGCCGATGCCCTCGACAAACTGGAATCCATTCTGGAGGCCAGCGACGGCATCATGGTGGCACGCGGCGATCTGGGCGTGGAAATCCCCATCGAGAACATCGCCGTCGCCCAAAGGCGCATCACCGAGATCGCCAATATGCGCGGTAAACCGGTCATCACCGCCACCCAGATGCTTGAATCCATGGTGCTGTTCCGCCGCCCGACGCGCGCCGAGGCCACAGATGTAGCCAATGCCATCCTTGGCGGCACCGACTGCGTCATGCTCTCGGCCGAATCGGCCATGGGCCGCTTCCCGGTTGAATCCGTCGCCATGCTCGCAGGCATCGCCGCCGCCACCGAGCCCGAACGCGACAACCGCGCCCTAGCCGCAGCACTGGGCGCCTACGGCAGCGACGGCAGCCTGCGCGCGGTGGATTTGATTGCGCGCAGCGTTTATCACACCGCCGAACGCAGCGCGCCCCAGGTCATCATCACCCCAACCCGCAACGGCAACACCGCGCGCAACATCGCCCGCTTCCGTCTGCCGCATTGGATTGTCGCCTTCAGCCCCCTGCCCGCTACCGCCCAGGCGCTGGAATTCTCCTACGGTATCCAGCCGATTGATGTGCGCGAGGATCGCGCCGAGTGGGGCGAGTTCGTGCGCGCCTGGCTGCGCGACATGGGCATCCTCGATGGCCTGGTATTGCTGACCCAGGGCCCATCGGATGAGCATCCCTGCGGCAACCATCGCCTGGAGCTGATCGAACTCGACCGAGCTACCGCCCATGCCTGCCAGTAACGTCTTATCCTTCCGCAACGCCGATGGCCGGCGCATTGCCTGGCACGAGTTCGGTCAGCCCGACGGCCGCCCGGTGTTTTACTGCCACGGATTCCCCAGTTCCGGGCGCGAAGCCGCGCTGCTGCACCAGCCAGCAACAGCGCTCGGCCTGCGCCTGATCGCCCCGGATCGACCCGGCTACGGCGGCTCCGATGACCAGCCGGGCCTTGAACTGCGCGACTGGCCAACCGATCTTGCCGCACTGGCCGATCATCTGGGCATCGAACGCTTCGCCCTGCTCGGCCTCTCCGGCGGCGGTCCCTATGCCCTTGCCTGCGCCTGGCGACTGCCCGAACGGCTCAGCGCGCGCATCCTGGTCTGCCCACTCGGTCCGGTGTACCTGCAAGAGGTACTCGCCGCCATGCATCGACCGGCCCGCTCCAGCCTGGCCCTGGCCAAACGCTCGCCCTGGCTGGCCCAGCGGCTCTATGGCGGACCAACCCCCTGGCTGCTCGCGCGCTGGCCCGGGCTGGTTGAGCACGTGCGCACCCTGAACCTCCCGTCCAAGGATCTGACCGCATTGTCCGCGGGCGACAATCAAGCCATCTTGAACAGCACCATCGGCGATGCCATGGCCCGGGGCGCGCGCGGAGCCCGACGCGATCTGCATCTCTACACCCACGACTGGCGCATCCCTTGCGACGCCATCCATGCGCCCATCAGCATTTGGCACGGCGAGGCCGACGCCACTGTCCCTCCGGCTCACGCCCGCTGGTATCGCGACCATCTGTCCGGTGCCAATCTCACCACCCTCCCTGATCAGGGGCATTTCTCGCTGCCGATTCATTTTGGCGAGCGAATACTGCGTGGCCTGATCGCGGATGATTGATCGCCTGCACCCCTTGGGGTCAGAATGCGCCTGAATTGAACCCAACTAACCCCGCCTGCCATGACAGGCGCAGGAGCATTTTATGACCGATATTCGCGTGGCCGTCGCCGGAGCAGGCGGTCGCATGGGACGCACCCTGATCCAGGCGGTGCATGACACTCAGGGGCTGTGCGTCGGCGCCGCCACCGAGCTGGCCGGCAGCGGCCTGATCGGCGTCGATGCCGGAGAAGTCGCCGGCATCGGCCCGGTTGGCGCGCCCATTCGACCCGACCTGGATGAAGTCCTGGCCGATTTCGACGTGCTGATCGACTTCACCTCCCCCAAAGCCACCATGCACCATCTGCAGCTGTGTCGTGATGCCGGCTGCCGCATGGTCATAGGCACCACCGGACTGACACCCGATCAGCGCGAAACCCTGAGCGAGGCCAGCCTTGACATCGCCCTGGTGGTGGCCCCCAACATGAGCATCGGCGTCAATTTGTCGCTCAAGCTGCTGGAACTCACCGCCCAAGTCATGGGCGAGGACGCCGACATCGAAATCATCGAGGCGCACCACCGCCACAAGGTCGACGCCCCCTCCGGCACCGCCCTGCGCATGGGCGAGGTCATCGCCAACACTCTGGGGAGAAATCTCGAAGAAGTCGCCGTCTACGGGCGCGAAGGACACACCGGCGCGCGCGACAGCCAGACCATCGGCTTTGCCACCGTCCGCGCGGGCGATGTCGTCGGCGAGCACAGCGTCTGGTTCGCAACCGAAGGCGAGCGCATCGAAATCACCCACAAGGCCAGCAGCCGCATGACCTTTGCCCGCGGGGCCGCCCGCGCCGCGCTCTGGATCAGCGAACGCGAGCGCGGCCTGTTCGACATGCAGGATGTGCTCGGTTTGCGCGAGCGAGCTTCTGGCTGAGCGTCAGACATTAATCAGGGCGTGCGCGCAACCGCCCAAACATCGACACGCTCGGCGCCTGCCTGGCGCAGCACCCGCGCCAGCTCTCCAACCGTGGCGCCGGTGGTGACCACATCGTCGATAATGGCGACATGGCGCGCCATCAATGGCCGTCGCACGCGAAAGGCGTTGCGCACGTTGCTTTGGCGCTCTTCGCGCGCAAGCGTGAGCTGCGGCGGCGTCGCGACCACCCGCTCGACCCCGCTGCGGTCTGCGTCAATCCCCAGCGCGCGGCCTGCGACCCGCGCTACTTCCAGCGACTGGTTGTAACCGCGCTGGCGCAGCCGTGAAGGATGCAGCGGAACCGGCACCAACAGGTCCGGCAATGATGCATCGGGTTGCCAGCGTGCCGCCTCAGCCAGGAGTTGACCGAACAGTCGCCCCAGGTGCAGCCGCTGGCGAAATTTAAAATCGCCAACCAGCCGAGCCACCGCACCCTGATAGCGAAAGAGCGCAATGCATCGATCATAGGCCGGCGGCTGGCGCTGACACTTTCCGCAGACAATGCCATCTGGCGTACCAGCCGGGAGCGGCAGCGCACAGCGCTCGCAACTTGGCGCAACATCCGGCAGGTCCGCCAGACACCCCAGGCACAGATCCAGCTCGCCAAAACCCGCAGCGCCACAGAGCACGCAAGTCGGCGGATAAGCGCTCTCAAACGCCAATCGCAGCAGTTGCCTGCTCAATCGCTGAGCCAGTCGCCGGGCCGCTGTCAACCGCCGAAGGCCATCATGGTTGACAGCCTCGGCAATGGCCTTAAGCTTGTCTGCTTTTGCCCCGAGGCGCGGCCCTTTCTCCGCACCCTGCTCCGGGCGCCTATTCACGGAATTTCCACCATGCCATTGGATCTCGCCCCAGATTCGCACCCGACAGACTTGCGCCATGACTGGTCGCAGCAGGATGCCGAAGCCCTGCTGAGTCAGCCCTTAAATGATCTGCTGTTCGCCGCCCAGCAGGCCCATCGCCAGCATTTCGAGCCCAATCGGGTGCAGGTCAGCACCCTGCTCAGCATCAAAACCGGTGCCTGCCCGGAGGACTGCGGCTACTGCTCCCAGAGCGCCAAACATGACACCGGGCTTGAGCGCGAGCGCCTGCTGTCGCTTGATGAGGTCACCGAGGCCGCGCGCGCGGCAAAGGCCACCGGCGCCACCCGCTTTTGCATGGGGGCAGCCTGGCGCAACCCAAGCGACAGCCATCTTGAGCAGGTCATGGCCATGATCGCGGCGGCGCATGATCTCGGGCTTGAAACCTGCGTCACCCTAGGCATGCTGACCCTCGCCCAGGCACAACGGCTGAAAGACGTTGGGCTGGATTACTACAACCACAACCTGGACACCTCGCCCGAATTTTACGGGCAAGTAATCAGCACCCGCACCTATCAGGAACGGCTCGACACCCTGGAGCATATCCGCGCCGTCGGTCTCAAGACCTGTAGCGGCGGTATTCTCGGCATGGGCGAAGCGCGCGCTGATCGTGCCGGGCTACTGTGCCAGCTTGCCAATCTGCCGGCGCATCCGGAATCCGTGCCCATCAACCTGCTGGTCAAGGTCGAGGGCACGCCACTAGCAGACGCGCCCGCGCTGGACCCCTTTGAATTCGTCCGCACCGTTGCAGCCGCACGAATCATGATGCCGGCCTCCTATGTGCGACTATCCGCCGGACGTGCGACCATGAGCGACGAACTCCAGGCTCTGTGCTACCTGGCTGGCGCCAACTCCATCTTCTATGGCGAGCGCCTGCTGACAACCGAGAACACCGGCGCCAACCG includes the following:
- the bioB gene encoding biotin synthase BioB — its product is MPLDLAPDSHPTDLRHDWSQQDAEALLSQPLNDLLFAAQQAHRQHFEPNRVQVSTLLSIKTGACPEDCGYCSQSAKHDTGLERERLLSLDEVTEAARAAKATGATRFCMGAAWRNPSDSHLEQVMAMIAAAHDLGLETCVTLGMLTLAQAQRLKDVGLDYYNHNLDTSPEFYGQVISTRTYQERLDTLEHIRAVGLKTCSGGILGMGEARADRAGLLCQLANLPAHPESVPINLLVKVEGTPLADAPALDPFEFVRTVAAARIMMPASYVRLSAGRATMSDELQALCYLAGANSIFYGERLLTTENTGANRDLALFERLGLAFEAMPHEGRNEPGGCFK